A stretch of Anaerolineae bacterium DNA encodes these proteins:
- the galE gene encoding UDP-glucose 4-epimerase GalE has product MKVLVTGGAGYIGSIVAADLLRAGHTVTIFDSLIHGYRAAIPQEARFVQGDLLDEKALQQVLAEDNFEAVLHFAAFIEAGESMRQPGEYFGNNVTGSLNLIEAVVRHNVPRFVFSSTAGIYAGKDTPLTEDDPTGPANVYGQTKLMIEQILSWYHRLYGLRYAALRYFNAAGALPSGERGEAHEPETHLIPNILRVPLGQQEKFTLFGNDYPTPDGTCIRDYIHILDLSSAHLLALEALDKREKMIYNLGNGAGYSNLQVLETARRVTGHPIPTEFTPRRPGDAPALVADSSRIRQELGWTPQYPDLETIISHAWQWHKTHPQGYKT; this is encoded by the coding sequence ATGAAAGTTTTAGTCACCGGCGGGGCCGGTTACATTGGCAGCATTGTGGCCGCAGACCTATTGCGGGCCGGACATACCGTAACCATCTTCGATAGCCTCATCCATGGCTACCGGGCCGCTATACCCCAAGAGGCTCGTTTTGTGCAAGGCGACCTGCTGGATGAAAAGGCGTTGCAGCAGGTATTGGCTGAAGACAATTTTGAAGCAGTGCTTCACTTTGCGGCCTTCATCGAAGCCGGAGAATCAATGCGCCAGCCGGGTGAATATTTTGGCAACAACGTGACCGGCAGCCTCAACTTGATTGAAGCGGTAGTAAGACACAACGTGCCCCGTTTTGTTTTTTCATCCACGGCCGGGATTTATGCCGGCAAGGATACCCCTCTGACCGAGGATGACCCCACCGGCCCAGCCAACGTTTACGGCCAGACCAAACTGATGATCGAGCAAATATTGAGCTGGTACCACCGACTTTACGGTTTGCGCTATGCGGCCCTGCGTTACTTTAATGCCGCCGGGGCCTTACCTTCCGGCGAGCGCGGCGAGGCTCACGAGCCGGAAACCCATCTCATCCCCAATATTCTCCGGGTGCCGTTGGGCCAACAAGAAAAATTCACGCTGTTTGGCAACGACTACCCCACCCCCGACGGCACCTGCATCCGCGACTACATTCACATTCTTGACCTCAGTTCTGCCCACCTGCTGGCCCTGGAGGCGCTTGATAAACGGGAAAAGATGATCTATAACCTGGGCAACGGGGCCGGGTATTCCAACCTGCAAGTGCTGGAAACGGCCCGCCGCGTTACCGGCCACCCCATCCCCACCGAGTTTACCCCGCGCCGGCCCGGGGACGCTCCGGCCCTGGTGGCCGACTCAAGCCGCATTCGCCAGGAATTAGGCTGGACGCCCCAATACCCTGACCTGGAAACCATTATCAGCCACGCCTGGCAGTGGCACAAAACGCATCCTCAGGGGTACAAAACCTGA
- a CDS encoding ATP-dependent 6-phosphofructokinase — MKTTVTPSLKNIAVMTGGGDAPGLNAVIRAVVITALNYGWQCYGIRDSYDGLLAPARYPNGGLIHLTREAVRGITHLGGTILGTTNKGNPFEYPMPGSDGQLQLKDRSDELIAAFKQHQLDVLVAIGGDGALSIAHTLSQKGLAVMGVPKTIDNDLAPTAVTFGFDTAVSFATECIDRLHATGHAHSRIMVVEVMGRHAGWIALHAGVAGTADAILIPEIPYDLNRVVAKIKARRQEGHHFSLAVVAEGARPTAGTVSMVERPGGVKRLGGIGQKVAEELQALTGQDARAVVLGHLLRGGTPTAFDRLISLRFGAAAVRGLAAGHRNVMVALDSPGVRYVPLAEATKQIKLVPLDSDLIQTARELGICLGD, encoded by the coding sequence ATGAAAACAACCGTCACCCCGTCCCTCAAAAATATTGCCGTAATGACCGGCGGCGGCGATGCCCCCGGCCTTAACGCCGTGATCCGGGCCGTGGTCATCACCGCCCTCAACTACGGCTGGCAATGTTACGGCATCCGCGATAGTTACGATGGCCTGTTGGCCCCGGCACGATACCCCAACGGCGGCCTCATTCACCTGACCCGCGAAGCGGTGCGTGGCATCACGCATCTGGGCGGCACCATTTTAGGCACCACCAACAAAGGCAACCCTTTTGAATACCCTATGCCCGGCTCGGATGGTCAACTTCAACTCAAAGACCGCTCAGACGAATTGATTGCAGCCTTCAAACAACACCAACTGGATGTGCTGGTGGCCATTGGCGGCGACGGCGCGCTCTCCATTGCCCATACCCTCTCCCAAAAGGGTCTGGCCGTAATGGGCGTGCCCAAAACCATTGACAACGACCTGGCCCCAACCGCCGTCACCTTTGGCTTTGATACCGCCGTCTCCTTTGCCACCGAGTGCATTGACCGCCTGCACGCTACCGGTCACGCCCACAGCCGCATTATGGTGGTCGAAGTGATGGGCCGGCACGCCGGTTGGATTGCCCTGCATGCCGGCGTGGCCGGCACCGCCGATGCCATCCTCATCCCGGAAATTCCATACGACCTCAACCGGGTAGTGGCCAAAATCAAAGCCCGCCGGCAAGAGGGGCATCATTTTTCCCTGGCAGTGGTGGCCGAAGGAGCGCGGCCCACAGCGGGAACGGTTTCTATGGTGGAGCGGCCCGGCGGGGTCAAACGGCTGGGCGGTATCGGCCAAAAGGTAGCCGAGGAGTTACAGGCCCTCACCGGTCAGGATGCCCGGGCGGTGGTGTTGGGCCATCTCTTGCGGGGCGGCACGCCAACGGCTTTTGACCGCCTCATTTCCTTGCGTTTTGGCGCAGCAGCCGTACGTGGCTTGGCCGCGGGACATCGTAACGTCATGGTCGCCCTGGACTCGCCTGGCGTGCGTTACGTGCCCCTGGCCGAAGCCACCAAACAAATCAAATTAGTGCCCCTGGACAGCGACCTCATCCAGACCGCCCGCGAATTGGGCATCTGTTTGGGAGATTGA